In one window of Deinococcus sonorensis KR-87 DNA:
- a CDS encoding DUF1772 domain-containing protein, with product MQELLVTVTIVLVGLMVGVELSVAAFVEPIFSRLPPAAGIAARSDGARVLGRVMPFWYIGCVLLGVIWAALTWGHPQVLLIAAALALLLLSVVMSITVLVPINTRVARWAREGTPEDWQQQVRRWNVFHYARVGLIVAAFVLLVLAGLTA from the coding sequence ATGCAGGAGTTGCTGGTGACCGTCACGATTGTCCTGGTGGGATTGATGGTGGGCGTGGAACTTTCGGTGGCGGCCTTCGTCGAACCGATCTTCAGCCGGCTCCCACCCGCGGCGGGAATCGCGGCCCGCAGCGATGGCGCCCGAGTGCTCGGCCGGGTGATGCCGTTCTGGTACATCGGGTGCGTCCTGCTCGGGGTGATCTGGGCCGCCCTCACCTGGGGTCACCCGCAGGTGCTGCTGATCGCCGCGGCGCTCGCGTTGCTGCTGCTCAGCGTCGTGATGTCCATCACGGTCCTGGTCCCCATCAACACCCGGGTTGCCCGCTGGGCCAGGGAGGGTACGCCCGAAGACTGGCAGCAGCAGGTCCGCCGCTGGAACGTCTTCCATTATGCCCGGGTGGGCCTCATCGTCGCCGCGTTCGTGCTCCTTGTGCTGGCGGGCCTGACGGCCTGA
- the ssb gene encoding single-stranded DNA-binding protein — protein sequence MARGMNHIFLIVPLARDPDLRSSPSGMAIFEVTVAGKDHLIGLGGQVRRLLWAHPVHLLGQAAERLAERHLKVGDPVMVEGALESRSWDAPDGGKRHAVQIKGLQLEALWSAPTPIHDAKGGVRRQGGMNQVLVIGNLTRDAALRYTLAGDAVLSVALAVNEVWKDTGGDPQERVHDVDVTAWRALAEVAKDLKRGDPVLVQGRLTTARWIDKDGHTRTTARIEASRMELLTPGPRHGQALAHPVRATGPATRAAGRAGDAEDVPPGDDLPF from the coding sequence ATGGCCCGCGGCATGAACCACATCTTCCTGATCGTCCCGCTCGCCCGAGACCCGGACCTGCGCTCCAGCCCCAGCGGCATGGCCATCTTCGAGGTGACGGTCGCCGGCAAGGACCACCTGATCGGCTTGGGCGGCCAGGTTCGCCGCCTGCTCTGGGCCCACCCGGTCCACCTGCTCGGCCAGGCTGCCGAACGGCTGGCCGAGCGCCACCTCAAGGTCGGGGACCCGGTGATGGTCGAAGGCGCGCTCGAGTCCCGCAGCTGGGACGCCCCGGACGGGGGCAAGCGCCACGCCGTGCAGATCAAGGGCCTGCAGCTCGAGGCGCTGTGGAGTGCGCCCACACCCATCCACGACGCCAAGGGTGGCGTGCGCAGGCAGGGCGGCATGAATCAGGTGCTGGTGATCGGGAACCTCACCCGTGACGCGGCGCTGCGGTACACCCTGGCGGGCGATGCGGTGCTGAGCGTGGCGCTGGCCGTAAATGAGGTGTGGAAGGACACAGGCGGCGACCCGCAGGAGCGGGTGCACGACGTGGACGTGACCGCCTGGCGGGCGCTGGCCGAGGTGGCGAAGGACCTGAAGCGGGGTGATCCGGTGCTTGTGCAGGGCCGGCTGACCACTGCGCGCTGGATCGACAAGGACGGCCACACACGCACCACTGCCAGGATCGAAGCGTCGCGCATGGAACTGCTCACCCCCGGCCCACGACACGGACAAGCCCTGGCCCACCCGGTCAGGGCCACTGGACCGGCCACCCGTGCCGCGGGCCGGGCGGGGGACGCCGAGGATGTCCCGCCCGGGGATGACCTGCCATTCTGA
- a CDS encoding ion transporter: MTRLTRRPFLPPDLQQQVYDVLDPDANPPPVERALNLLLTALIAVNVAAVVLASIPDVQRRYHLGFHVLELFSLGVFTVEYLGRVWVAPLKPGPRSGWRARVHWILSPLGLIDLGVLLALALPGLGGFTAFRSVRLLKLISILKFGRYSGALSTIGRVMASRRDELITTLGIVFVLVLMSATALYNLEGGTRGFETIPQAMWWSIVSLTTVGYGDVTPVTPLGRLIAGFVMVLGIGVVALPAGLIASGFHDELARKRLAREAASGVCPTCLRPHAEPAAEHGPGPDPEGSTSVLNDRR, translated from the coding sequence ATGACCCGCCTGACCCGCCGTCCCTTTCTGCCACCGGACCTGCAGCAGCAGGTGTATGACGTGCTCGACCCGGACGCCAACCCGCCTCCGGTGGAACGCGCGCTGAACCTGCTGCTGACCGCGCTGATCGCCGTGAACGTCGCGGCGGTGGTGCTGGCCTCCATCCCGGACGTGCAGCGGCGATACCACCTGGGGTTCCACGTGCTCGAGCTGTTCAGCCTGGGCGTGTTCACCGTGGAGTACCTCGGGCGCGTGTGGGTGGCGCCCCTGAAGCCCGGCCCCCGGTCCGGCTGGCGCGCCCGGGTCCACTGGATCCTCAGCCCGCTGGGCCTGATCGACCTGGGCGTGCTGCTGGCCCTGGCCCTCCCGGGCCTGGGCGGGTTCACGGCATTCCGGAGCGTGCGGCTGCTCAAGCTGATTTCCATCCTGAAGTTCGGCCGCTACTCCGGCGCGCTCAGCACGATTGGACGCGTGATGGCCAGCCGACGGGACGAGCTGATCACCACGCTCGGGATCGTGTTCGTCCTGGTGCTGATGAGCGCGACGGCCCTGTACAACCTCGAAGGGGGGACGCGCGGCTTCGAGACCATCCCGCAGGCGATGTGGTGGTCGATCGTCAGCCTCACCACCGTCGGGTACGGGGACGTCACGCCGGTCACTCCCCTGGGCCGCCTCATCGCGGGGTTCGTGATGGTGCTCGGCATTGGCGTCGTGGCGCTGCCGGCCGGCCTGATCGCCAGCGGCTTCCACGATGAACTGGCCCGCAAGCGCCTGGCCCGGGAAGCGGCCTCTGGCGTGTGCCCAACGTGCCTGCGCCCGCATGCCGAACCTGCGGCGGAGCACGGCCCAGGTCCGGACCCAGAGGGCTCCACTTCGGTGCTCAACGACCGCCGGTGA
- a CDS encoding glutathionylspermidine synthase family protein, translating to MQRLTVRPRPDADARLQGVAIDWADHGYWQEQAAYAFTLAEIERIEAASQTLVTHLLDTVGFAIEQRRLGDLGIPTFLHETVRESWLRGDPDVYMRLDLAYDGHHLHLLECNGQTPTSLIEASVAQWQWLEDQLALQHLEQGCDQWNGMHEQLLARWGELSSGGVGTVHFAAGDNSEDLATVTYLQDLAEQAGLRTRALSVSEIGQDHQRRHLIGTEGEDIRHLMWLWPFEFAWEEAFAPELSLTHTRFIEPLWKTVLCSKGILALLHERYPDCPEVLPATLHVGTLGGEVVRKPLYSREGQNVTIVGQDHDATGGQYGDLRMVEQQYSPLPQFVNAQGEPRFPVLGVWVAGRHVCGMGVREAARRITDDRASFVPHLILPGGSA from the coding sequence ATGCAGCGCCTGACCGTGCGCCCCCGCCCGGACGCCGACGCCCGGCTGCAGGGTGTGGCCATCGACTGGGCGGATCACGGCTACTGGCAGGAGCAGGCCGCCTATGCCTTTACCCTGGCGGAAATCGAGCGGATCGAAGCGGCATCGCAGACGCTCGTCACACACCTGCTGGACACGGTGGGCTTCGCCATCGAACAGCGCCGGCTCGGGGACCTCGGCATCCCCACGTTTCTGCACGAGACGGTCCGCGAGTCCTGGCTGCGCGGCGACCCGGACGTCTACATGCGGCTGGACCTGGCGTACGACGGCCACCACCTGCATCTGCTGGAATGCAACGGCCAGACGCCCACCAGCCTGATCGAGGCCAGCGTCGCCCAGTGGCAGTGGCTGGAAGACCAGCTGGCCCTGCAGCACCTCGAGCAGGGATGCGACCAGTGGAACGGCATGCATGAGCAGCTGCTGGCCCGCTGGGGGGAGCTGTCGAGTGGCGGCGTCGGCACGGTGCACTTTGCCGCGGGGGACAACAGCGAGGACCTCGCCACCGTCACGTACCTGCAGGACCTGGCGGAGCAGGCGGGCCTGCGCACCCGCGCGCTTTCAGTGAGCGAGATCGGCCAGGATCACCAGCGCCGCCACCTGATCGGCACCGAGGGGGAGGACATTCGCCACCTGATGTGGTTGTGGCCGTTCGAGTTCGCCTGGGAGGAAGCGTTCGCCCCTGAACTCTCGCTCACGCACACCCGCTTCATCGAGCCGCTGTGGAAGACGGTGCTGTGCAGCAAAGGCATCCTGGCCCTGCTGCACGAACGGTACCCGGACTGTCCAGAGGTGCTGCCCGCCACGCTCCACGTCGGCACGTTGGGGGGGGAGGTGGTCCGCAAGCCGCTCTACAGCCGCGAGGGGCAGAACGTCACCATCGTCGGCCAGGACCACGACGCCACGGGCGGCCAGTACGGCGACCTGCGGATGGTCGAACAGCAGTACAGCCCGCTGCCCCAGTTCGTGAACGCGCAGGGCGAGCCCCGGTTTCCGGTGCTCGGCGTGTGGGTGGCCGGCCGGCACGTGTGCGGGATGGGCGTGCGCGAGGCGGCCCGGCGCATCACGGACGACCGCGCCAGCTTCGTGCCGCACCTAATCCTGCCCGGAGGTTCCGCATGA
- a CDS encoding EamA family transporter, with the protein MLRTAHPPAPLPALPALLLAILSVQGGAAFAKVLFTQLGPVGATGLRIGLAAAVLSVIFRPALRRLTAAQWRALLPYGVVLGAMNLLYYLSLARIPLGLAVTLEFVGPLLLAAVTSRQRRDLLWVLLAALGVLLIAPWRGAGLDGLGMVLALLAGACWAGYIVLGGRVSQVVSSGVGVTTGMIVATLAVLPAVLISGAWTVVTPPLLGAGALLAVLSSAIPFTLELIALRTLPARTFSVLLSLEPVVAALFGWAVLHEVLRASQWAAVVLVMIASAGGAWTARQARAERPDPQTTSGPGV; encoded by the coding sequence ATGCTCCGCACCGCCCATCCGCCCGCCCCGCTCCCGGCGCTGCCGGCCCTGCTGCTCGCGATCCTGAGCGTGCAGGGCGGAGCCGCGTTCGCCAAGGTCCTGTTCACCCAGCTGGGGCCCGTGGGCGCGACCGGGCTGCGCATTGGCCTGGCCGCGGCGGTGCTGTCGGTGATCTTCCGCCCCGCCCTGCGGCGGCTCACGGCCGCCCAATGGCGCGCGCTGCTGCCGTACGGCGTGGTGCTGGGCGCGATGAACCTGCTGTACTACCTGTCCCTGGCGCGCATCCCGCTGGGCCTGGCCGTCACCCTGGAATTCGTGGGCCCCCTGCTCCTGGCGGCCGTCACGTCCCGTCAGCGACGAGACCTCCTGTGGGTCCTGCTGGCCGCGCTGGGTGTGCTCCTGATCGCCCCGTGGCGGGGAGCGGGGCTGGATGGCCTCGGGATGGTGCTGGCCCTCCTGGCGGGCGCCTGCTGGGCCGGGTACATCGTCCTGGGCGGCCGGGTCTCGCAGGTGGTCTCGAGTGGCGTGGGCGTCACCACCGGCATGATCGTGGCCACCCTCGCGGTGCTGCCGGCGGTCCTCATCAGCGGCGCGTGGACGGTGGTGACGCCCCCCCTGCTGGGCGCCGGGGCGCTCCTTGCGGTGCTGTCCAGCGCCATTCCGTTTACGCTTGAACTGATCGCCCTGCGAACGCTGCCGGCACGGACCTTCAGCGTACTGCTGAGCCTCGAGCCGGTCGTCGCGGCCCTGTTCGGGTGGGCCGTGCTGCACGAGGTGCTGCGGGCGAGCCAGTGGGCGGCGGTGGTGCTGGTGATGATCGCGAGCGCGGGCGGGGCCTGGACGGCCCGGCAGGCCCGGGCGGAGCGGCCCGACCCGCAGACCACGTCGGGCCCGGGCGTCTAG
- a CDS encoding LysR family transcriptional regulator has translation MLAGPTLIQLRAFVAAADAGSFGRAAFLLDMSPSSLSESVQALERQCGQALFRRSSVGLTLTALGERALGHARLSLQHSEDFGLVLTEGRALAGSLKVATYRSLGIHLLPPILALLRQQHPDLQVHLLDGTSGASKERLVQDGQADLAFQELPAQTPLRRLPLLQDDHVVVVAPGQARATLGWRDLSAQPVLVSPSQHACNQRLYEHLHRHLPKETRVQEIEEDEVMVSMVRHGLGVAIMPRLAVLNIDLKVRSLPTPLTRQLGLLLNASRADLPHLQAFIRAVRQYQQTKSFAALQHTLRHGLG, from the coding sequence ATGCTGGCGGGCCCGACCCTGATTCAACTGCGGGCGTTCGTGGCCGCGGCCGACGCGGGGAGTTTCGGCCGGGCGGCGTTCCTGCTGGACATGTCCCCCAGCAGCCTGAGTGAGAGCGTGCAGGCGCTCGAGCGGCAGTGCGGGCAGGCGCTCTTCCGGCGCTCGTCGGTGGGCCTCACGTTGACGGCCCTGGGGGAGCGGGCCCTGGGGCACGCCCGGCTGAGCCTCCAGCACAGTGAGGACTTCGGCCTGGTGCTGACCGAGGGGCGGGCGCTGGCCGGCAGCCTGAAGGTGGCGACGTACCGCAGCCTGGGCATTCACCTGCTGCCCCCGATCCTGGCGTTGCTGCGCCAGCAGCACCCGGACCTGCAGGTGCACCTGCTGGACGGCACCTCCGGGGCGAGCAAGGAGCGGCTCGTCCAGGATGGTCAGGCGGACCTGGCCTTTCAGGAACTGCCCGCGCAGACGCCGCTGCGGCGCCTGCCACTGCTTCAGGACGACCACGTGGTGGTGGTGGCGCCCGGTCAGGCGCGGGCCACGCTCGGGTGGCGGGACCTGAGCGCCCAGCCGGTGCTGGTGTCCCCGTCCCAGCACGCCTGCAACCAGCGGTTGTACGAGCATCTCCACCGGCACCTGCCAAAGGAGACCCGCGTGCAGGAGATCGAAGAGGATGAGGTGATGGTGTCGATGGTGCGGCATGGCCTGGGCGTGGCCATCATGCCCAGGTTGGCGGTACTCAACATCGACCTGAAGGTGCGGTCCCTGCCCACCCCCCTGACCCGCCAGCTCGGCCTGCTCCTGAACGCCAGCCGTGCGGACCTGCCGCACCTCCAGGCGTTCATCCGGGCCGTGCGCCAGTACCAGCAGACGAAGAGCTTCGCGGCGTTGCAGCACACCCTCCGGCACGGCCTCGGCTGA